One genomic region from Thermoleptolyngbya sichuanensis A183 encodes:
- a CDS encoding bifunctional sterol desaturase/short chain dehydrogenase: MITPGGLLSFTLWAAASVVLAELVRDGYHIAGHYWQPLQRSHNLHHKAYRRDLSIVSLEAYKQAQLYNDVPEAIAMLGAGVMLLALTRNLALVAGCLYSLGFLITAYARSRGWLLATDLTHKPGDLDTIPSQWTVNRTYHWRHHFDQGNAYYCGYFTIVDKLLGTALSLRGKTVAVTGASGTLGRALIAQLQKQGAKPVAITTCEGADFGDRVEVLSWCAGREFELEERLQTVDILIINHGINVHGDRTPEAIQKSFQVNTFSAWNLAEIFLSTVQKSEHRALKELWINTSEAEVSPALSPLYELSKRTLGDLITLRRLDAPCVVRKLILGPFKSNLNPIGVMDANWVAGAIVALAKRDFRDIIVTINPLTYIAFPIKELGRSLYFRLFSR, encoded by the coding sequence ATGATTACCCCCGGCGGTCTTCTCAGCTTTACTTTGTGGGCAGCAGCCTCCGTTGTGCTGGCCGAACTGGTGCGCGATGGCTACCACATTGCGGGACACTATTGGCAACCGCTCCAGCGCAGCCACAACCTGCACCACAAGGCCTATCGCCGCGACCTCAGCATCGTCAGCCTGGAAGCCTATAAACAGGCGCAACTTTATAATGATGTACCAGAGGCGATCGCCATGCTGGGGGCAGGGGTAATGCTGTTGGCGCTGACTCGGAACCTAGCGCTGGTGGCGGGCTGTCTCTACTCGCTGGGTTTTTTGATCACGGCATACGCGCGATCGCGCGGCTGGCTGTTGGCTACCGATCTGACGCACAAACCCGGCGATTTGGACACCATCCCCTCGCAGTGGACGGTGAACCGAACGTACCACTGGCGGCATCATTTTGACCAGGGAAACGCTTATTATTGCGGGTACTTTACCATCGTGGATAAACTACTGGGCACGGCGCTTTCGCTAAGGGGCAAAACGGTCGCAGTGACGGGCGCATCGGGGACGCTGGGGCGGGCGCTGATTGCCCAGTTGCAAAAGCAGGGCGCAAAGCCCGTCGCCATCACCACTTGCGAGGGTGCTGACTTTGGCGATCGCGTCGAGGTGCTGTCCTGGTGTGCGGGCCGCGAGTTTGAGTTAGAGGAACGGCTGCAAACGGTGGATATTTTGATCATCAACCACGGAATCAACGTGCATGGCGATCGCACGCCCGAAGCCATCCAAAAATCCTTTCAGGTCAACACGTTTTCAGCGTGGAATCTGGCGGAAATCTTCCTCAGCACCGTGCAAAAGTCAGAACACCGGGCCCTGAAGGAACTCTGGATCAACACCTCCGAAGCAGAGGTCAGCCCTGCCCTCAGCCCGCTGTATGAACTGTCGAAGCGGACTTTGGGCGACCTGATCACGCTGCGGCGGCTAGATGCACCCTGCGTCGTTCGCAAACTCATCCTTGGCCCGTTCAAGAGCAACCTCAATCCCATCGGTGTCATGGATGCGAACTGGGTGGCTGGGGCGATCGTGGCGCTGGCCAAGCGCGATTTCCGCGACATTATCGTGACGATTAACCCGCTGACCTATATCGCGTTTCCGATCAAAGAATTGGGGCGATCGCTCTATTTTCGCCTCTTTTCTCGATAA
- a CDS encoding DUF4126 domain-containing protein: METLISLLAGVSLSAATGFRLFVPFLVMSIATATGHMTPAQGFEWIGSPAAITAFAVATGVEIAGYYIPWVDEILDLITTPAALVAGAVLTASTLVDISPFLQWTLAIIAGAGAAGLTKGMTDVARLTSTATTGGIANPALSTMELFTSSVISVMAILIPLLTGIVILGLLCFAAYKVWRFFGRRRRFR, encoded by the coding sequence TTGGAAACTTTGATTAGCTTGCTAGCAGGCGTTAGCCTTAGCGCGGCCACCGGGTTTCGGCTATTTGTCCCATTCTTGGTCATGAGTATTGCCACTGCTACCGGGCACATGACACCCGCTCAGGGCTTTGAGTGGATCGGCTCTCCAGCCGCCATCACGGCCTTTGCAGTAGCCACTGGGGTAGAGATTGCGGGCTACTACATCCCTTGGGTAGACGAAATTCTGGATCTAATCACCACGCCTGCCGCCCTTGTCGCCGGAGCCGTGCTGACGGCCTCTACCCTGGTCGATATCAGCCCCTTTCTCCAGTGGACGCTGGCCATTATCGCCGGAGCCGGAGCCGCCGGACTCACCAAGGGCATGACCGACGTGGCCCGCCTCACGTCTACTGCCACCACGGGCGGTATCGCCAACCCGGCCCTTTCCACGATGGAGCTATTCACGTCGTCTGTCATTTCAGTGATGGCAATCCTGATTCCACTGCTCACCGGAATTGTCATCCTGGGTCTTCTGTGCTTTGCAGCCTATAAAGTGTGGCGTTTCTTTGGTCGTCGCCGCCGCTTCCGATAG
- a CDS encoding PstS family phosphate ABC transporter substrate-binding protein, which translates to MAFNLRSKRSATLAALTAASLALAVACGGTTTTGGGTTTAESPAAGGGTSDLTGSVLVDGSSTVFPISEAMAEEFMKANPGVRVTVGVSGTGGGFKKFCAGETDISNASRPIKAEEIELCKQNGIEYIEVPIAYDGLSVVINPSNEFATCLTVDDLKKMWEPAAQGTIRNWNQIRPDFPDLPLGLYGPGTDSGTYDYFTAAIVGEEGESRGDFTASEDDNVIVQGVASDPGGLGFFGFAYYEENRDRLKLVEIDNGNGCVAPSAETIADGTYTPLSRPEFFYIKTTSLDNPAVAAFARFQIDPANANLISEVGYVPLPAEIEDLAEARIEQRKTGSVFGGSPAVGLKLVDLLKKE; encoded by the coding sequence ATGGCATTTAATCTTCGTTCCAAGCGTTCTGCCACTCTGGCCGCTCTGACGGCCGCTTCTTTGGCACTCGCAGTTGCCTGTGGCGGCACCACCACAACGGGCGGCGGCACCACCACTGCCGAAAGTCCCGCAGCAGGTGGCGGCACTTCTGATTTGACGGGCAGCGTGCTGGTTGATGGCTCCAGCACCGTCTTCCCCATCTCCGAAGCGATGGCAGAAGAATTCATGAAAGCAAACCCCGGCGTTCGCGTCACGGTCGGCGTGTCTGGCACGGGCGGCGGCTTCAAGAAGTTCTGCGCGGGTGAAACTGACATCTCCAACGCTTCCCGCCCGATCAAAGCAGAAGAAATTGAGCTCTGCAAGCAAAACGGCATCGAATACATCGAAGTGCCCATCGCCTATGACGGTCTCTCGGTGGTGATCAATCCCAGCAACGAGTTCGCTACCTGCTTGACTGTGGACGATCTAAAGAAAATGTGGGAACCCGCTGCTCAGGGCACCATCCGCAACTGGAACCAGATTCGCCCTGATTTCCCCGATCTTCCTCTTGGTCTTTATGGCCCCGGCACCGACTCAGGCACCTATGACTACTTCACTGCTGCCATCGTCGGCGAAGAAGGCGAAAGCCGGGGTGACTTCACCGCCAGTGAAGACGACAACGTGATTGTGCAGGGTGTAGCTTCTGATCCGGGCGGATTAGGCTTCTTTGGCTTTGCCTACTACGAAGAAAACAGGGACAGACTGAAGCTGGTTGAAATTGACAACGGCAACGGTTGCGTTGCGCCCAGCGCAGAAACCATCGCTGATGGCACCTATACGCCACTGTCTCGTCCTGAGTTCTTCTACATCAAGACCACTTCTCTGGACAATCCTGCTGTGGCGGCCTTTGCCCGTTTCCAGATCGACCCGGCCAACGCCAACCTCATTTCTGAAGTAGGCTACGTGCCCCTGCCGGCCGAGATTGAGGATTTGGCTGAAGCACGGATCGAGCAGCGCAAGACTGGCAGTGTGTTTGGCGGCAGCCCTGCTGTAGGTCTCAAGCTAGTTGACCTACTGAAGAAGGAATAG
- the pstC gene encoding phosphate ABC transporter permease subunit PstC, whose product MNSGLPSEQSSGLWQPNRQLSKRTEGIVKSIFGAFALISVVTTFGIVLTLIFETFEFFQEVPLWRFLTDRQWTPLFSNAQYGIWVLISATLLTTGIAILVALPLGLLAAIYLSEYANPKIRKWLKPALEILAGVPSVVFGYFALLTVTPFLQRFIPGLQGFNALSAGLILGVSIIPLVASLSEDAIYSVPDSLRQGAYAIGATKRETITSVVVPAALSGIVASFILAVSRAIGETMIVSLAAGQNPTLGFNPLVPVMTMTAFIVQVSLGDTPAGSLAYKSIFAVGMTLFLMTLALNILSFWVVRRFREKYE is encoded by the coding sequence ATGAATAGCGGCTTACCCAGCGAACAATCATCCGGGCTTTGGCAGCCAAATCGCCAGCTCAGCAAAAGAACCGAAGGTATTGTGAAGTCTATCTTTGGTGCTTTTGCGCTGATTTCTGTGGTGACGACTTTTGGTATTGTTCTAACCCTTATTTTTGAAACTTTCGAGTTTTTCCAGGAGGTTCCACTTTGGCGGTTTTTGACCGATCGCCAATGGACTCCTCTATTTTCTAATGCTCAGTACGGCATTTGGGTGCTGATTAGCGCCACGCTGCTAACGACAGGAATTGCGATCTTGGTAGCACTGCCCTTGGGGCTGCTGGCGGCGATTTATTTAAGTGAGTATGCCAATCCTAAGATTCGGAAGTGGCTGAAGCCCGCGCTTGAGATTCTAGCGGGTGTGCCTAGCGTGGTGTTTGGTTATTTTGCGCTGCTCACGGTGACCCCGTTTTTACAACGATTTATTCCCGGGCTACAGGGCTTTAACGCACTCAGTGCAGGTCTGATTCTGGGCGTTTCGATTATTCCCCTGGTTGCCTCGCTGAGCGAAGACGCGATTTATTCGGTGCCGGATAGCCTGCGTCAGGGGGCCTACGCGATTGGCGCGACCAAGCGCGAGACGATTACGTCGGTCGTGGTTCCGGCAGCGCTGTCGGGCATTGTGGCATCGTTCATTTTGGCGGTGTCCCGCGCTATTGGTGAAACGATGATCGTGTCGCTGGCAGCCGGACAAAACCCGACGCTGGGCTTCAACCCACTAGTACCTGTGATGACGATGACGGCGTTTATCGTGCAGGTCAGTTTGGGAGATACGCCTGCGGGATCGCTGGCTTATAAGTCTATTTTTGCGGTTGGGATGACCTTGTTCCTGATGACCCTAGCGCTCAACATTCTTAGCTTCTGGGTCGTCCGTCGTTTCCGGGAGAAGTACGAATGA
- the pstA gene encoding phosphate ABC transporter permease PstA: MTVQNPQISGDFSPAQESQFRPAMAQRYRWDRVFRLATLIAIIISLLVLAILLIDVLTDGLPRLNWQFLTSFPSRRAEEAGLLSALVGSIYLLFIVALFSFPIGIGAGIFLEEFVSDGWLANFIEINISNLAGVPSIIYGLLGLAAFVRLMEPITGGRSLLSGGLTLALLVLPVIIVSTREALRTVPDSLRLAGFALGATRWQVVRDQILPLAFPGILTGTILALSRAIGETAALITIGALTFISFLPESWKDPFTALPIQIYNWVSRPQRPFHINAAAGIIVLMVLLLLMNSVAIYLRNRFQRKF, encoded by the coding sequence ATGACAGTTCAAAATCCTCAGATTTCGGGCGACTTTTCGCCAGCGCAAGAGAGCCAGTTCAGGCCCGCAATGGCACAGCGCTATCGCTGGGACAGGGTCTTTAGGCTTGCGACCTTGATCGCTATCATAATTTCGCTGCTGGTTCTAGCGATTTTGCTGATTGATGTGCTGACAGATGGTCTGCCCCGCCTGAATTGGCAGTTTCTTACTAGCTTTCCCTCGCGTCGTGCAGAGGAGGCAGGTCTGCTATCGGCGCTGGTGGGGTCGATTTACCTGCTGTTTATTGTTGCGCTCTTTTCTTTTCCGATTGGCATCGGTGCAGGCATCTTTTTGGAAGAGTTTGTCTCGGATGGCTGGCTTGCAAACTTCATCGAGATTAATATCTCCAACCTTGCGGGTGTGCCTTCGATTATTTACGGGCTGTTGGGTCTGGCGGCGTTTGTGCGCTTGATGGAGCCGATTACGGGCGGACGCAGTTTGTTGTCAGGCGGGCTGACGCTGGCGCTGTTGGTGCTGCCGGTGATCATTGTGTCCACTCGTGAGGCGCTGAGGACGGTGCCCGATAGCCTCCGGTTGGCGGGCTTTGCGCTGGGGGCGACGCGCTGGCAGGTGGTGCGGGATCAGATTTTGCCTCTGGCGTTTCCGGGGATTTTGACAGGAACAATTTTGGCGCTATCTCGTGCGATTGGCGAAACGGCAGCGCTAATTACGATTGGGGCGCTGACGTTTATTTCGTTCTTGCCGGAGTCCTGGAAAGATCCGTTTACGGCGCTGCCGATTCAGATCTACAACTGGGTGTCTCGCCCTCAGAGGCCGTTTCATATCAACGCAGCAGCCGGGATTATCGTGCTGATGGTTCTATTGCTGCTGATGAACTCTGTTGCGATTTATCTGCGAAATAGGTTCCAGCGCAAGTTTTAG
- the pstB gene encoding phosphate ABC transporter ATP-binding protein PstB, with amino-acid sequence MQVSSSVDTGTAFRVEKTSYFYGPVMAVKDVYMDVPDRKITAFIGPSGCGKSTVLRCFNRLNDLIPGAHIEGKITYHGVDIYDPSVDPIELRRRIGMVFQKPNPFPKSIYENIAFGARINGYKGDMDTLVERSLRSAALWDEVKDKLKESGLSLSGGQQQRLCIARAIAIEPEVLLMDEPCSALDPISTLRVEELMQELKQDYTIIIVTHNMQQASRVSDMTAFFNAQATEKGGKMGYLVEYAPTQQIFNNPQQVATQDYVSGRFG; translated from the coding sequence ATGCAAGTGAGTTCTTCTGTCGATACGGGCACTGCCTTTAGGGTCGAAAAAACGTCCTATTTCTACGGCCCTGTGATGGCTGTGAAGGATGTATACATGGACGTTCCTGACCGCAAGATTACGGCGTTTATTGGTCCGTCGGGTTGCGGCAAAAGCACAGTTTTGCGCTGCTTTAATCGCTTGAATGACCTGATTCCGGGGGCCCACATTGAGGGCAAGATCACCTATCACGGTGTGGATATCTACGACCCCAGCGTTGACCCGATTGAACTGCGTCGTCGGATTGGGATGGTGTTCCAGAAGCCCAACCCCTTCCCGAAGTCGATTTACGAAAATATCGCCTTCGGGGCCCGGATCAATGGCTACAAAGGGGACATGGATACGCTGGTGGAGCGCTCTCTGCGGTCGGCGGCGCTGTGGGATGAGGTGAAGGACAAGCTGAAGGAAAGCGGCCTGTCGCTGTCGGGTGGACAGCAGCAGCGGCTTTGCATTGCGCGGGCGATCGCCATCGAGCCAGAAGTGCTGCTGATGGACGAACCCTGTTCGGCGCTGGACCCGATTTCGACGCTGCGGGTTGAGGAACTGATGCAAGAATTGAAGCAGGACTACACGATTATCATCGTGACGCACAACATGCAGCAGGCTTCTCGCGTGTCGGATATGACGGCCTTCTTTAACGCGCAGGCCACTGAAAAGGGCGGCAAGATGGGCTACCTGGTGGAATATGCACCGACTCAGCAAATCTTCAACAACCCCCAGCAGGTTGCCACGCAGGACTACGTGAGCGGTCGTTTCGGCTAG
- a CDS encoding NF041680 family putative transposase, protein MIFNELQQFRQTLYASLGNARDALFDLMDAVLVSACIVSFVRLSQSPVFRRQWSSTYEALRDSRLPRSKVLKLLVQQIPTQQQPLLAGDASRWNRPAARRLKDRTLSGRTGHAPIAGQNYSTLAWIAEDRGSWALPLRHERITSFETPASKAAFQLKQVTRQLAVRPLAIYDRGYGNASFVNQTAGIEADLLLRVTSNRCVYGAPPAYRGRGAPAKHGHKMKLNDPDTWSVPVETVEVDDPNWGRVRVSRWSAYHFRKSPKRAMEVLRVEVLETQSSTRRLAPLWLVWLGEQMPPLETLWLHYLRRFAIEHWYRFAKQRLYWTHPQFSSVSATEQWSSLMPLLSWQLWLARKDCTDHPLPWQAPQETLTPGRVAQAFAGILAAIGTPAPAPKPRGKSPGRGKGHKPTPRPCYPMVKKRASKRKTSEQSLNSPVATAA, encoded by the coding sequence ATGATTTTCAACGAACTTCAGCAATTTCGCCAAACGTTGTATGCCAGCTTGGGAAACGCCAGAGATGCCCTGTTTGATCTGATGGATGCCGTGTTAGTGAGTGCGTGCATCGTGTCGTTTGTGAGGCTATCGCAGAGTCCTGTCTTTCGTCGCCAGTGGTCGAGCACCTATGAAGCGTTGCGCGATAGCCGCCTACCCCGATCAAAGGTGCTGAAGCTGTTGGTGCAGCAGATACCGACTCAGCAGCAACCGTTGTTGGCAGGTGATGCGAGTCGGTGGAACCGTCCTGCTGCCAGGCGTTTGAAAGACCGCACCTTATCAGGCAGAACAGGACATGCCCCGATAGCCGGACAAAACTACAGTACCTTAGCCTGGATTGCTGAAGACAGGGGCAGTTGGGCATTACCATTGCGGCATGAGCGCATCACCAGCTTTGAAACACCCGCCAGTAAAGCGGCATTCCAACTCAAACAAGTGACTCGGCAGTTAGCGGTGCGTCCGTTGGCGATCTACGACCGAGGGTACGGCAATGCCAGTTTTGTCAACCAAACGGCAGGGATTGAGGCAGACTTGCTGCTGCGGGTTACATCCAATCGATGTGTCTATGGCGCGCCCCCAGCGTATCGAGGGCGAGGCGCACCTGCCAAGCATGGACATAAGATGAAACTCAATGACCCTGACACTTGGAGTGTCCCGGTCGAAACCGTTGAAGTCGATGATCCCAACTGGGGACGAGTGCGGGTCAGTCGTTGGAGTGCATACCATTTCCGCAAATCCCCCAAACGGGCAATGGAAGTGTTGCGCGTGGAGGTGCTGGAGACACAGAGCAGCACGCGACGCTTGGCTCCTTTGTGGTTAGTTTGGCTGGGTGAGCAGATGCCTCCGTTAGAAACCCTGTGGTTGCACTACCTCCGTCGCTTTGCCATTGAACACTGGTATCGCTTTGCCAAGCAGAGGCTATATTGGACACATCCCCAGTTCAGTTCTGTATCGGCAACCGAACAGTGGAGCAGCCTGATGCCGTTGCTCAGTTGGCAGTTGTGGTTAGCGCGAAAGGACTGTACTGACCACCCCTTGCCCTGGCAGGCACCGCAAGAAACGTTGACTCCGGGTCGGGTCGCACAAGCGTTTGCAGGCATTTTGGCAGCGATTGGCACCCCTGCTCCTGCGCCTAAACCTCGTGGTAAATCGCCAGGACGAGGCAAGGGGCACAAGCCAACTCCTCGTCCCTGCTATCCGATGGTCAAAAAACGAGCCTCGAAACGCAAGACATCCGAACAATCCCTGAACAGTCCGGTTGCAACAGCAGCTTAA
- a CDS encoding transposase: MIFNELQQFRQTLYASLGNARDALFDLMDAVLVSACIVSFVRLSQSPVFRRQWSSTYEALRDSRLPRSKVLKLLVQQIPTQQQPLLAGDASRWNRPAARRLKDRTLSGRTGHAPIAGQNYSTLAWIAEDRGSWALPLRHERITSFETPASKAAFQLKQVTRQLAVRPLAIYDRGYGNASFVNQTAGIEADLLLRVTSNRCVYGAPPAYRGRGAPAKHGHKMKLNDPDTWSVPVETVEVDDPNWGRVRVSRWSAYHFRKSPKRAMEVLCVEVLETQSSTRRLAPLWLVSLVWTNWHHNNAQQDAIKNLLNRS; the protein is encoded by the coding sequence ATGATTTTCAACGAACTTCAGCAATTTCGCCAAACGTTGTATGCCAGCTTGGGAAACGCCAGAGATGCCCTGTTTGATCTGATGGATGCCGTGTTAGTGAGTGCGTGCATCGTGTCGTTTGTGAGGCTATCGCAGAGTCCTGTCTTTCGTCGCCAGTGGTCGAGCACCTATGAAGCGTTGCGCGATAGCCGCCTACCCCGATCAAAGGTGCTGAAGCTGTTGGTGCAGCAGATACCGACTCAGCAGCAACCGTTGTTGGCAGGTGATGCGAGTCGGTGGAACCGTCCTGCTGCCAGGCGTTTGAAAGACCGCACCTTATCAGGCAGAACAGGACATGCCCCGATAGCCGGACAAAACTACAGTACCTTAGCCTGGATTGCTGAAGACAGGGGCAGTTGGGCATTACCATTGCGGCATGAGCGCATCACCAGCTTTGAAACACCCGCCAGTAAAGCGGCATTCCAACTCAAACAAGTGACTCGGCAGTTAGCGGTGCGTCCGTTGGCGATCTACGACCGAGGGTACGGCAATGCCAGTTTTGTCAACCAAACGGCAGGGATTGAGGCAGACTTGCTGCTGCGGGTTACATCCAATCGATGTGTCTATGGCGCGCCCCCAGCGTATCGAGGGCGAGGCGCACCTGCCAAGCATGGACATAAGATGAAACTCAATGACCCTGACACTTGGAGTGTCCCGGTCGAAACCGTTGAAGTCGATGATCCCAACTGGGGACGAGTGCGGGTCAGTCGTTGGAGTGCATACCATTTCCGCAAATCCCCCAAACGGGCAATGGAAGTGTTGTGCGTGGAGGTGCTGGAGACACAGAGCAGCACGCGACGCTTGGCTCCTTTGTGGTTAGTTTCTTTAGTTTGGACTAACTGGCATCACAATAATGCTCAACAGGATGCCATAAAGAATCTGCTCAACCGTTCATAA
- the argC gene encoding N-acetyl-gamma-glutamyl-phosphate reductase translates to MGDSERIPVGIVGASGYGGIQLVRLLLDHPKLELVYLGGESTAGKPFAELYPHLGHRVNLSVESVDVEAIGDRCQVVFLSLPNGLAYKMAPRLLDKGCKVLDLSADYRFSDLQTYKTWYGGDRDDFAVAPRAVYGLPELYRDRIAEAQLVGCPGCYPTASLLGLAPLLKQGLIIPETAIIDAKSGTSGGGRQPPKVDMLLAEADSSFRAYNVGGRHRHTPEIEQVCSDLAGHEVLVQFTPHLVPMVRGILATIYATMRDPGLVRDDLHTIYSAFYRNAPWVRVLPSGTYPQTKWACGTNLCYIGIELDSRTGRVIVMSAIDNLLKGQAGQALQCLNLMMGWEETLGLPQLTFYP, encoded by the coding sequence ATGGGTGATTCAGAACGTATTCCCGTCGGCATTGTGGGCGCGTCGGGCTATGGCGGCATTCAACTGGTCCGGCTGTTGCTGGATCATCCCAAGCTGGAGTTGGTCTATCTGGGCGGCGAAAGCACGGCGGGCAAGCCGTTTGCAGAACTCTATCCCCATCTGGGGCATCGAGTGAATCTGTCGGTGGAGTCGGTGGATGTAGAGGCGATTGGCGATCGCTGCCAGGTTGTCTTTCTCTCTTTACCAAATGGCCTCGCCTACAAGATGGCTCCGCGCCTGCTGGACAAGGGCTGCAAGGTGCTGGACTTGTCTGCCGACTATCGGTTCAGCGATTTGCAGACCTATAAGACCTGGTATGGGGGCGATCGCGACGATTTTGCGGTTGCGCCCAGGGCAGTGTACGGGCTGCCAGAGCTATACCGTGATCGCATCGCCGAAGCCCAACTCGTCGGCTGTCCCGGCTGCTATCCGACTGCCAGCCTGCTGGGCCTTGCGCCGCTGCTCAAGCAAGGGCTGATCATTCCCGAAACGGCCATCATCGACGCAAAATCGGGCACCTCCGGCGGCGGTCGCCAGCCCCCCAAGGTGGACATGCTGCTGGCCGAAGCCGACAGTTCCTTCCGCGCCTACAACGTCGGCGGTCGCCATCGCCACACGCCCGAAATCGAGCAGGTCTGTAGTGACTTGGCTGGGCATGAGGTGCTGGTGCAGTTTACGCCGCATCTAGTGCCGATGGTGCGCGGTATTTTGGCGACGATCTATGCCACGATGCGTGATCCGGGGCTGGTGCGCGACGACTTGCACACAATCTACTCCGCGTTTTATCGCAATGCGCCGTGGGTGCGCGTGCTGCCTAGCGGCACTTATCCCCAAACCAAGTGGGCTTGCGGCACGAACCTCTGCTACATCGGCATCGAATTAGATTCGCGCACGGGCCGCGTGATCGTCATGTCTGCCATCGACAACTTGCTGAAAGGACAGGCGGGTCAGGCGCTCCAGTGCCTTAACCTGATGATGGGCTGGGAAGAAACGCTGGGGCTGCCACAGTTGACGTTTTATCCCTGA
- the ribBA gene encoding bifunctional 3,4-dihydroxy-2-butanone-4-phosphate synthase/GTP cyclohydrolase II: MEPLTPAATPAQPAPAFQFDSIESALADLKAGRMIVVVDDENRENEGDLVCAAQFATPDMINFMAVEARGLICLAMTGERLDQLDLPLMVSSYTDESEQTAFTVSIDGATHLGVTTGISAEDRARTIQIALNPLTKPSDLRRPGHIFPLRAKEGGVLKRAGHTEAGVDLAQLAGLYPAGVICEIQNPDGSMARLPELVEYSRRHGLKLISIADLISYRLQHERFVHREAVADLPTQFGHFKIYAYRNLLDNSEHVAIVKGDPETFKDRSVLVRVHSECLTGDSLGSLRCDCRMQLQAALKMIENAGAGVVVYLRQEGRGIGLINKLKAYSLQDLGLDTVEANQRLGFPADQRNYGMGAQILNDIGVRQFCLITNNPRKIAGLKGYGLEMVSRVPLLIEATPFNADYLATKAEKLGHLLLQTYLLTLAIRWEDDPSVTERYDRLEKLRYLAKAHDLLVQEEARPVAIALFNQSSLIVHLGFGQSQTASPDWFQQPEHPAKRAIAQILDQVAAWPTVQQLEFLVSAGGDPMTNLQVQLDRQIFRLKRDDSAEPVRPSEVFTNLATQRIYVFSTHPPTD, translated from the coding sequence GTGGAACCGCTTACGCCTGCCGCTACACCTGCTCAACCCGCTCCTGCATTCCAATTCGACTCGATCGAGTCTGCCCTGGCCGATCTCAAGGCGGGTCGAATGATCGTCGTGGTCGATGATGAAAACCGCGAAAACGAAGGCGATCTCGTCTGCGCTGCCCAGTTCGCTACACCCGACATGATCAACTTTATGGCCGTGGAAGCGCGGGGGCTGATCTGTCTGGCCATGACCGGCGAACGGCTCGACCAGCTTGACCTGCCGCTGATGGTCAGCAGCTACACTGACGAAAGCGAGCAGACCGCCTTTACCGTCAGCATCGACGGCGCAACCCACCTCGGCGTAACCACAGGCATCTCCGCCGAAGACCGCGCCCGCACGATTCAAATTGCCCTAAACCCGCTAACCAAGCCAAGCGACCTGCGCCGACCCGGCCACATCTTTCCTCTACGGGCGAAGGAAGGCGGCGTGCTGAAGCGGGCCGGTCACACGGAAGCGGGCGTAGACTTGGCGCAACTGGCGGGTCTGTATCCGGCGGGCGTGATCTGCGAAATCCAAAACCCTGATGGGTCAATGGCGCGGCTGCCAGAGTTGGTGGAATATTCCCGGCGGCACGGGCTAAAGCTGATCAGCATTGCCGACTTAATTAGCTATCGGCTCCAGCATGAGCGGTTTGTGCATCGTGAGGCAGTGGCGGATTTGCCGACGCAGTTTGGGCACTTCAAAATCTATGCCTATCGAAATCTGCTGGATAATTCCGAGCATGTGGCAATTGTGAAAGGCGATCCGGAGACATTCAAAGACCGCTCGGTGCTAGTGCGCGTGCATTCAGAATGCCTCACTGGAGATTCGTTGGGGTCGCTGCGGTGCGATTGCCGAATGCAGCTTCAGGCGGCGCTGAAGATGATTGAGAACGCAGGGGCGGGCGTGGTGGTCTATCTGCGGCAGGAGGGGCGCGGCATTGGGCTGATTAACAAGCTGAAAGCCTACTCGCTGCAAGATTTGGGGCTAGACACGGTGGAGGCAAACCAGCGATTGGGGTTCCCGGCCGACCAGCGCAACTATGGCATGGGCGCACAGATTCTCAACGACATTGGCGTTCGCCAGTTTTGCCTAATTACCAACAATCCGCGCAAGATTGCTGGCCTCAAGGGCTACGGGCTGGAGATGGTGAGCCGGGTGCCGCTGCTGATCGAGGCGACTCCGTTTAATGCTGATTATCTGGCGACGAAAGCAGAGAAACTGGGCCATCTGCTGCTGCAAACCTACCTGCTGACGCTGGCGATTCGCTGGGAAGACGACCCCTCGGTAACGGAGCGCTACGACCGACTGGAGAAACTGCGCTATCTGGCTAAGGCCCACGATCTGCTGGTGCAGGAAGAGGCGCGGCCGGTGGCGATCGCCCTCTTTAACCAATCATCGCTGATCGTGCATCTGGGTTTTGGACAATCGCAGACCGCTAGCCCCGACTGGTTTCAGCAGCCAGAGCATCCCGCGAAACGGGCGATCGCCCAAATTCTCGACCAGGTTGCCGCCTGGCCGACTGTGCAGCAGCTAGAGTTTCTGGTGTCTGCGGGTGGCGACCCCATGACCAATTTGCAGGTGCAACTGGATCGCCAAATCTTTCGACTGAAGCGGGACGACAGCGCCGAGCCAGTGCGTCCGTCGGAGGTCTTTACAAATCTGGCGACCCAGCGGATTTATGTGTTTTCCACGCACCCGCCGACGGACTAG